AGCAGTATACAACGCTTGGTCAGCTGGGCGATCGCCTGCATACTATGGCTCACAAACAAGACTGTTCGTCCTTCTTTGGTAGCCACATCACCCATTTTCCCCAAGCACTTCTTTTGAAAAGTCGAATCGCCTACTGCCAAAACTTCATCCACAATCAAAATTTCTGGCTCTAAGTGGGCTGCTACGGCAAAAGCAAGGCGCACATACATTCCAGAAGAGTAACGTTTGACAGGCGTATCTAAAAATTTCTCGACTTCGGCAAAGTCAACAATTTCATCAAACTTTTTCTTAATTTCAATTCTACTCATTCCCAGAATAGAACCGTTGAGGTAGATATTCTCTCTCCCAGTTAATTCCGGGTGAAATCCTGTACCCACTTCTAATAGGCTTGCCACCCGACCTTGGATAACGATTTGTCCTTTTGTCGGTTCAGTAATTCGACTCAAAATTTTTAATAAAGTCGATTTCCCTGCACCGTTGCGCCCAATAATACCAATAGCTTCACCTTGCTGAATCTCAAAAGAAACATCATTCAATGCCCAGAATTCTTCACGAGATGGATTAGGCATTTTTTTACCAGTTGGCTGGAGGAATTTCTTTCCTAAAGACTTGGTTCCCTGAGCAATTACATCTCGCAAAGCCTTGTAGCGATAACGTCCGCCAGTATCCTCCTGCTGGTGAGAAATGATATATTTTTTACAGAGATTATCTACTCGAATTACATTATTAGACATCTGTTCAAATCCAGCCTAAATTACATCAGCAAAAGTTCGTTCCATTTTGCGAAAGTACCAGATACCACTGACTAGCAAAAGAACAACTAATGCTAAAGATAGTGTGAATCCCGGCCAGTAAATTTTTGAATCTCCGCCTAAAATAGCCCAGCGAAAACCATCAATTACTCCCACCATTGGATTCAAAGAATAAAGTAAACGCCACTGCTCTGGCACAATACTGCTACTAAACCCTACTGGTGATATGTATAACCCAAACTGCATAATAAATGGCACAATGTAGCGAAAGTCTCGGTATTCTACATTTAATGCTGCTAACCACAACCCCACTCCCATAGAAGCAGCAAAAGCAACGCCAATAAATAAGGGTAGTGTTAGTATTCGCCAATCAGGAACAAAATTATACCAAGCCATCAAGCCCAACAGAATTATGCCAGAAATCATAAAATCTACAAAGCTGACAATTACAGCGCTGATTGGCACAATCAGACGAGGAAAATAGACTTTGGATATAAGATTAGAATTACTAATTAGACTATTACTACACTCACCCAAGGCATTAGAGAAGAATTGCCAGGGTAGCATGGCTGCAAACACTAGAATTGGATAAGGTGCACCTTCGGAAGGTAATTTTGCTAACTTTCCAAACACTAGAGTAAATACTACCATCGTCAAAAATGGTCGAATTAACGCCCAAGTTATGCCAATTGCCGTTTGCTTGTAACGCACCAAAATGTCACGCCAAGCCAGAAAATAAAATAACTCCCGGTAGCGCCATAGGTCTTGCCAATACTGGCGTTCAGCACGCCCAGCTTCAATTACTAACTCCTGCTTAGACGTCATACCTTGACTACTCATAGTATTAATTAAAGGCGATTTAAGACTATTGTCTTTAACACTTAAACTACAAACTGGAAATCTTTCATGCCATGATAGCCAACTAGCCTTGAGTGCCTGCGAGTAAATTCTCCAACAGAAGGGTTACCTTGAGGATCAATTACTCCTGTTACTTGCTGCCAAAGCTCTTGTGGTGCTAACGATAGTTCATAGGTGCGTTCGTCAGATTTACAAACGTGATACCATTTCTTTTGTTGACATTCTTCACACCAGAAAGCTTCTAGCCACTCTCCTTTAATAGAAACTGTAGTCTTGGTTGCTACCAACATTAATGCATTTCGCCGACTCATTCCGCGTTGCTGCAACTGGCCTGGTTGATCGGCAAATATTTGATATTTCTGACTTACGCTATCGATATAGCAGCCATGAATTGGACAGTAGATAGCCCGTCGTTTTGAACGTTTCCGATTTCGATCACACCTTCTCTGCAATTCGACCTCCCATGTCAGTAAATAAAAACCAAAAATAAGGAAGGCTACGTTTGGAGGGACTGAGATCATAAAGACCATCGAAGCCCATCTCCTACCTAAATTAACAATTTAATACTATTCAGTTAGAGTTAAGATGATTAGCAAAATTTTAAAAATAAAAATTTACTTCTTGTTTAAGTATTACTAAAATCTTTGACATTTTTAGCAATCAATAATTTAGATAGAAAATTTTTTAACTTAACTATTTTTTAACTTAACTATTATTTTCTGTTGTGAATCCATTTTAGATTATAGTAACAGTCTTTGAACTATTTAAGCTTTTTTAATTTAAATAAACATGAAAGTTTAAACAAACTTTTATTTATATCTAGCTGTCCTAGTTTTAAGCAATGCAATAAGAAGACTCATATCTCAAAAATAAGTCGTCAGTCTAACTTTTTGCTATTGCTATTGTATTTCAGTATTGAAGAAGCTATACCAAAATCAAAACAAGTAATTAAAACTACCATTGATGGTAACGAATACTTAATTATTGATGATATAGCGCTTGTTCTTATGGCGGATACAAGCACGTCGTTGTCAATCCTTATGCTCTAAGGGACAACTGATATGTTTTGAAAAGATAAATGGTGATTTTGACTCTAATCGAGTTTATTTTCAACAGAGTTTAGTACCAAAGACTAGGACTGTTGGAATCCACCACTAATCTTTTCTTAACACTATCAAAGCGAAATCCACCAAAAGCTTATTTTGGAGAGCTTTGTGGAACATTTACTACACTATCAGTCAATACCGCCTGCTGCAAAACTTCTAGGTATTGTTGAGAGATAATTTTAGGCGTAAAGTGCGATCGCAAATATTGACGACCTGCATTGCCCATCCTTTCACCCAGTTGTTGATCCCGACTAAGCAACCGGATAAATTGAGCTAGGGCATGAGAGTCACCATTGTCAAATGTGCCGCCACAGCTAGCTTCTGCGATTAGTTGTCTCAAGTACGAATACTCTGAACAAATTACTGCTATCGGCCGTCCTGATGCTAAAGCTGAGTAAAGTTTGCTAGGTACAACCAAGCTCTCGGTTGATGCATCTACACTAACTAGTGACAAATCGCAAGCTGTTAGAGAATAGGGCAGCACCTGCTTGTCTTGATATGGTAAGAATGTAAAATTTCTCAGCCCTAATTGGTTGACTTCTTCAATCAAATCATCCCGTTTAGCTCCACCGCCAATGCACACAAACTGAATTGGCTCATCTTGCAGTTCCTTGGCAGCTTCCAAGATAGTAGACATATCATGACAGCGGCCCATATTACCGGAGTAAAGTACGGTAAATTTTTTCACTAAGTCATGCTTTCTAGCAAACCAATTTTCTTGTTTGGCAATTGGTACAATCAATTCAGGATTTGCCCAACTGTGAATTACAGTAATCTTGTCCGCTATCTGTGGACAATAGGCTGTAATCTCCTGCTTCATTGCTGGACTGAGAACTACAATCCCTTTAGCATTTAGCCAAATCTGTCTATTGATGCCACGCCACAAACGTGCTACCCAGCTATCTTTTGAGATTACTCCCAGAGCGATCGCAATATCGGGATAGAGATCATAGAGTATGCAGACATAAGGAAGTCGGAACAACAAATAAGCCAGATATCCAATGACTGGCAAAAATGGTGGTGCCGTAGTTATCAACAATACATTTCGGCGTTGCCACGCTCTGAGTATGTGTAGTGCAGCACGTAAGGTGTACAAAACACCATTGATGGCTTTGCCACGAATCCGTCCCGGCCAGAGTTGGGCAGTGCGCGATCGCTGAATTCGAATTTGTCCAACACGTTCAACTGCTGGAGCAGTCTGAGACTGAAATGCATATCCTGGTTGACTCGTAAAAACCTCAATATCCACTCCTTGCTGCCCTAACTGCTTCACTAGTTCCTCAATCAACTGCCCTGTAGGAGCAAAGTCTGGAGGAAAAAACTGGGTGATTACAGACAATTTGATGGATTGCTGAGCTTTTAGAGAATACTCATCGTCAACGTCTAACCGAGTAGAAATGGATTGCAAAAATTTTTGATTAATCCATTCATTGAGTCTCATCAGTTGTATCCTAAATGTAAAAATTTTGTTAAAGACACCACTGAACTGCTCAAGCCATTAATTCGTATATAAATAAATTGTCTTGCCAGGATTAATAATATTTTTAATACGTACATTTTTAATTTGTACCTGACATTTATTAATCTACTGAATATATGAGTTTTACCAGGGTTACAGAAACATCTGCTAGTTCCGCTAGTAACACTGCTGACTAATAGAAATTTCTATTGGTTACAGCTTTTACACGAGATTCTTCGGAATTGGGGAACACAACTAGGGGTATTGAAGTCTGAGCAGCTATGCACTTAGTAGGCGCATATTCTACACACACTAAACAGTTTTACAGGGAACTTTACTTTTTATCCAAAGCCATCTCTCAACAGTAGCAAAGGCTGTTTAACACTGGCTTAGTCTAGCGAATTCTGGGTTTAAGTAATTAGTATGTGCTTTGGGATGTTTCCACCTCATTCTGGATAACTTGTGTTTTAGCTTTTTTATCATACTATGATTTTTTACTAGAGTACTGATGTTCAAAGTCAAGGTCTTACATCTGAATTACTTACTAGAATACCACGAGAAAAGTATGTTTCAAATTAACTTCTATACTTCATCAAAAATTTATTTACTGAAAATATACTTAAACAAAATCTTCATAAAATAGATTTACTCTTTTGTATTAATTTTTATGTATGATTACTTATTACATTTATTAATTATAATAAGTAGCTTTTATATATTTCTTCTATTGAATTGTAAGTATTAAGTTCGTCTAGGCGAGCAATCCTTTAATATGTTTAAATATTATGTTTCACTATAATAAAAGGTAGCATTTTATTGAAATC
This region of Nostoc sp. UHCC 0302 genomic DNA includes:
- a CDS encoding ABC transporter ATP-binding protein, with amino-acid sequence MSNNVIRVDNLCKKYIISHQQEDTGGRYRYKALRDVIAQGTKSLGKKFLQPTGKKMPNPSREEFWALNDVSFEIQQGEAIGIIGRNGAGKSTLLKILSRITEPTKGQIVIQGRVASLLEVGTGFHPELTGRENIYLNGSILGMSRIEIKKKFDEIVDFAEVEKFLDTPVKRYSSGMYVRLAFAVAAHLEPEILIVDEVLAVGDSTFQKKCLGKMGDVATKEGRTVLFVSHSMQAIAQLTKRCILLSKGNVQFDGNTSKAVQLYSAGQKASNEEPAYYQAPLTKTGNHVAWARVHTSEGEGIHSWGQPITFEFALHVTKPHESLWFSFQIISALQQPISIFWFYEPEAPFRREAGTFILRCEIPKLRLYMGSYTLTTWFSERRSETLLENLRDICSFDVTMHKIERPEYQWESDECTYLEDAVWQSVEKY
- a CDS encoding ABC transporter permease, producing MSSQGMTSKQELVIEAGRAERQYWQDLWRYRELFYFLAWRDILVRYKQTAIGITWALIRPFLTMVVFTLVFGKLAKLPSEGAPYPILVFAAMLPWQFFSNALGECSNSLISNSNLISKVYFPRLIVPISAVIVSFVDFMISGIILLGLMAWYNFVPDWRILTLPLFIGVAFAASMGVGLWLAALNVEYRDFRYIVPFIMQFGLYISPVGFSSSIVPEQWRLLYSLNPMVGVIDGFRWAILGGDSKIYWPGFTLSLALVVLLLVSGIWYFRKMERTFADVI
- a CDS encoding glycosyltransferase family 4 protein yields the protein MRLNEWINQKFLQSISTRLDVDDEYSLKAQQSIKLSVITQFFPPDFAPTGQLIEELVKQLGQQGVDIEVFTSQPGYAFQSQTAPAVERVGQIRIQRSRTAQLWPGRIRGKAINGVLYTLRAALHILRAWQRRNVLLITTAPPFLPVIGYLAYLLFRLPYVCILYDLYPDIAIALGVISKDSWVARLWRGINRQIWLNAKGIVVLSPAMKQEITAYCPQIADKITVIHSWANPELIVPIAKQENWFARKHDLVKKFTVLYSGNMGRCHDMSTILEAAKELQDEPIQFVCIGGGAKRDDLIEEVNQLGLRNFTFLPYQDKQVLPYSLTACDLSLVSVDASTESLVVPSKLYSALASGRPIAVICSEYSYLRQLIAEASCGGTFDNGDSHALAQFIRLLSRDQQLGERMGNAGRQYLRSHFTPKIISQQYLEVLQQAVLTDSVVNVPQSSPK